The Streptomyces capitiformicae genome contains the following window.
CAGGGTCTTTCCGGTCGTGGTCACGGCCGCTCCAGGACGAGTGCGGTGTTGGCGCCCCCGAAGGCGGCGTTGATGGTGAGGGCCCGGCGGAGGTCGGCCCGGCGGGGCTCGTTCGGCACGTAGTCCAGGTCGCACTCCGGGTCCGGCGTGGTGAAGCCGGCGGTCGGCGGGAGTACGCCGTCCATGAGGGCCAGCATCGTGATCACGAACTCCACGACGCCCGCCGCCTCCAGCAGGTGCCCGGTGGTGCTCTTGGTGGAGCTGACCGGTATCGCCTCGGCCCGCTCGGGGAAGGCGGCCCGCAGCCCCCGGGTCTCGGCACCGTCGTTGTACTTGGTGCCGGTGCCGTGGGCGTTGACATAGCCGAGGGTCGCCCCGTCCGGATCACCGGCGAGCCGCAGCGCCTGTCGTGCCGCGCGGGTCAGACCGACACCCTCCGGATGCGGCTGGGCGATGTGGTGCGCGTCCGTGGCCGCGCCCCAGCCGACGATGCTCGTCAGCGGGCGGGCACCGCGTCGCCGGGCGTGCTCGGCGGACTCCAGTACGACGGCCGCGACCCCGTCGCCGAGCAGCAGCCCGCTGCGGTCGGCACTGAACGGCCGCACCATGCCGTCCTTGGACAGCGCCCGCCCGGAGTCGAACTTGCCGAATGTCTCCTCCTCCACCAGATAGCCTCCGGCGCAGACCGCCATGTCGACGCGGCCGGAGGAGATCAGCCGACAGGCGTGGATGATCGCGGCGGCGGAGGCGACACAGGCGTTGGTGAAGGTCAGCCGGGGCCCGGTCAGCCCCAGCCCTCCGGCCAGCAACTCGGCGAGCCGCGCGGGCACGGCGTCCGCGAGCCGGTCCACCGCCCCGTCCGGCACGCCTGTCCCGGATTCGGCCGTCCCGGATTCGGCTGCGTTCCGCCAGTACCGCGTGATGCTCGTGCAGTCACCGGCGATGCCCAGCAGCACCGCCGCCTCCGAGCCCCGGGGCAGATCCGCCATGTCGAGAGCGTCCGCCCCGCACTCGGCGAGCGCGTGGCGCAGGGCCCAGTCCTCGACGGCGTCGGGGCCGTCCGGGGCCACACCGGCCATCGGCGTACGGTACGGGCCGGTGTCGAACCTTGTGGTGGGGGCGAACGAGGGGACACCCGCGAAGACTCCCCGCCGCAGGGCTTCGGCACCCGTGCCGAACGCGGTGCGCACGCCGAACCCGGTCACCGTCACCTCACCGGTCAACGGGCCCACCCCCCTCCGCGGCCTCCGGCCGGGCGGCGCTCAGGAACTCGGTGAGCCGACGGAGCGAGGTGAGCTGCGCGATGTCGTCGTCGCCGGGCTCCACGACCAGGCCGTACCGCTCCTCCACCACATGCAGCAGCCACACCAACCCGAGGGAGTCCAGGACCAGTTCGGCGTCCTCGCCGAGGTCGTCGGGCACACCGGGGAAGATCTTGCGGTCCGACAGCAGCTCCCGGACGGTGTCGGTCGTGATGACGGTCGGCGCGGAGGCTT
Protein-coding sequences here:
- a CDS encoding acyl carrier protein, encoding MSAEASAPTVITTDTVRELLSDRKIFPGVPDDLGEDAELVLDSLGLVWLLHVVEERYGLVVEPGDDDIAQLTSLRRLTEFLSAARPEAAEGGGPVDR
- a CDS encoding beta-ketoacyl-[acyl-carrier-protein] synthase family protein is translated as MTGEVTVTGFGVRTAFGTGAEALRRGVFAGVPSFAPTTRFDTGPYRTPMAGVAPDGPDAVEDWALRHALAECGADALDMADLPRGSEAAVLLGIAGDCTSITRYWRNAAESGTAESGTGVPDGAVDRLADAVPARLAELLAGGLGLTGPRLTFTNACVASAAAIIHACRLISSGRVDMAVCAGGYLVEEETFGKFDSGRALSKDGMVRPFSADRSGLLLGDGVAAVVLESAEHARRRGARPLTSIVGWGAATDAHHIAQPHPEGVGLTRAARQALRLAGDPDGATLGYVNAHGTGTKYNDGAETRGLRAAFPERAEAIPVSSTKSTTGHLLEAAGVVEFVITMLALMDGVLPPTAGFTTPDPECDLDYVPNEPRRADLRRALTINAAFGGANTALVLERP